Proteins found in one Nostoc sp. NIES-3756 genomic segment:
- the atpH gene encoding ATP synthase F1 subunit delta, with product MTSNVANTEVAQPYAQALLSIAQSKNLTEEFGEDARTLLNLLAENQQLRNFIDNPFIAAENKKALITQVLGEGASPYLRNFLLLLVDKRRIFFLEQILKQYLALLRQLNQTVLAEVTSAVELTQEQQQAVKEKVLAITKARQVELETKVDSELIGGVIIKVGSQVIDSSIRGQLRRLSLRLSNS from the coding sequence ATGACAAGTAATGTAGCAAACACTGAGGTAGCCCAACCTTACGCACAGGCACTGTTGTCAATCGCCCAATCCAAAAACTTGACGGAAGAGTTCGGCGAAGATGCGCGTACTTTGCTGAACTTGCTTGCGGAAAATCAACAGCTACGAAACTTTATTGACAACCCTTTTATTGCTGCTGAGAACAAAAAAGCTCTCATCACTCAAGTATTGGGTGAAGGTGCTAGCCCTTACCTACGTAACTTTTTGCTGTTGTTGGTGGACAAACGACGCATATTTTTCTTGGAACAGATTCTCAAGCAGTATTTGGCGCTATTACGGCAATTGAACCAAACCGTATTAGCAGAAGTCACTTCTGCTGTGGAATTAACCCAAGAGCAACAACAAGCAGTTAAAGAAAAGGTACTGGCAATCACCAAAGCTCGTCAAGTGGAACTGGAAACAAAGGTAGACAGTGAACTGATTGGTGGTGTGATCATTAAAGTAGGCTCTCAAGTAATTGACTCTAGTATCCGGGGTCAGCTACGTCGCCTCTCCTTGCGCCTCAGCAATAGCTAG
- a CDS encoding F0F1 ATP synthase subunit B', producing the protein MTHWITLLAVEEVAKEGGLFDLDATLPLMAIQFLVLALILNATLYKPLGNAIDGRNEYVRNNQLEAQERLSKAQKLAEAYEQELAGARRQAQTIIADAQAEAQKIAAQKIAAAQQEAIAQKEQAASEIEQQKQQALASLEQQVDALSRQILEKLLGADLVNQR; encoded by the coding sequence ATGACACATTGGATCACCTTATTGGCGGTGGAAGAGGTTGCTAAGGAAGGCGGGCTGTTTGATTTAGATGCTACCTTACCCTTGATGGCAATCCAGTTTCTAGTGTTAGCTCTGATATTAAATGCTACTCTCTACAAACCTTTGGGTAATGCTATTGATGGACGGAATGAGTATGTCCGTAACAATCAATTAGAAGCCCAAGAGCGTTTGTCCAAAGCTCAGAAATTAGCAGAGGCTTATGAGCAAGAGTTAGCAGGAGCTAGACGGCAAGCACAAACAATTATTGCTGACGCTCAAGCTGAAGCCCAAAAAATCGCTGCACAAAAAATAGCAGCAGCTCAACAAGAAGCAATAGCACAAAAAGAGCAAGCTGCTAGTGAAATTGAGCAGCAAAAACAGCAAGCTCTAGCTTCTTTGGAGCAACAAGTAGATGCGCTAAGTCGCCAAATCCTAGAAAAGCTTTTGGGAGCCGATCTAGTAAACCAGCGCTAA
- a CDS encoding F0F1 ATP synthase subunit B — protein sequence MGTFLLLMAEASAVGGELAEGAAEGGFGLNTNILETNLINLAIIITVLFVFGRKVLGTTLKTRRENIEAAIKNAEQRAADAAKQLKEAQQKLEQAQAEAERIKAAAQENAQAASKAIIDQAAVDIERLKTAGAADLNADLDKAIAQLRQRVVTLALQKVEAELQGGISGDAQKTLIDRSIAQMGGEV from the coding sequence ATGGGGACTTTTTTACTGTTGATGGCGGAAGCCAGCGCCGTTGGAGGTGAATTGGCAGAGGGTGCGGCTGAAGGTGGTTTTGGTTTAAATACCAATATTCTCGAAACCAACCTGATTAACCTGGCCATTATTATTACTGTGCTGTTTGTTTTTGGTCGGAAAGTGCTGGGTACTACCCTCAAAACTCGCCGCGAAAACATTGAAGCAGCAATTAAAAATGCAGAACAACGCGCCGCAGATGCAGCCAAGCAACTAAAAGAGGCGCAACAAAAGCTAGAGCAAGCACAAGCGGAAGCTGAAAGAATTAAAGCAGCCGCCCAAGAAAATGCTCAAGCTGCCAGCAAAGCTATCATTGATCAAGCTGCTGTAGATATTGAACGCTTGAAGACAGCAGGCGCAGCAGACCTAAATGCAGACCTAGATAAAGCGATCGCTCAGTTGCGTCAGCGTGTAGTTACTTTGGCTCTGCAAAAAGTCGAGGCGGAACTGCAAGGCGGTATTAGTGGTGATGCTCAAAAAACTTTAATTGACCGTAGCATCGCACAAATGGGAGGCGAAGTATGA